A genomic region of Rhipicephalus sanguineus isolate Rsan-2018 chromosome 1, BIME_Rsan_1.4, whole genome shotgun sequence contains the following coding sequences:
- the LOC119374502 gene encoding uncharacterized protein LOC119374502, which yields MDPRTKEICAVLKTYPDFPKKGILFCDIMPIFQTPDLFRKMVDLFAEHVRKSVPNVQVIAGLEARGFLVGPALALALNVPFVPIRKAGKLPGKVKSQAYSLEYGEDKLEVQLESITPGQNIVIIDDLLATGGSMQAAVNLIEGAGANVALCIVIVEIEELRGRQKLDVPVFSLIPFSAAVKK from the exons ATGGATCCTAGAACTAAGGAAATATGTGCCGTTCTGAAAACGTACCCCGACTTTCCGAAGAAAGGTATCTTATTTTG TGACATAATGCCAATATTTCAAACGCCGGATCTTTTTCGCAAGATGGTGGACCTGTTTGCCGAGCATGTACGCAAGTCTGTGCCCAATGTTCAAGTCATTGCCGGCCTTGAGGCGCGAGGTTTTCTTGTGGGACCTGCTTTGGCATTGGCTCTAAATGTGCCATTTGTGCCCATTCGGAAGGCAGGAAAGCTACCTGGAAAGGTCAAGTCTCAGGCATACTCTTTAGAGTATGGAGAG GACAAGTTGGAAGTGCAGCTTGAAAGTATAACCCCTGGGCAGAACATTGTCATCATAGATGACCTCTTGGCCACAGGTG GGAGCATGCAAGCTGCAGTCAATTTAATCGAGGGTGCTGGAGCCAATGTAGCCCTGTGCATTGTCATTGTGGAAATTGAAGAGCTCCGTGGTCGTCAAAAGTTGGATGTTCCTGTCTTCTCCCTCATTCCTTTCTCCGCAGCAGTGAAGAAGTAG